A stretch of DNA from Castor canadensis chromosome 2, mCasCan1.hap1v2, whole genome shotgun sequence:
GGgcaattaaaaatacatactgaATTGGGAAAGCTTAGGGTGTTGTGGGAGCACTAGGAAGGACATTGGACTTGGGAACGTCAGAGAAAGTTTTCTGAGAGGGGATATGCAACCTGAAATTAGAATGCTGCTCAGGGAGTTAGCTAGCCAGAGAAAGAAGGCTACAGTGTGAAGCAGAGGGAGTAAAATGCAGATAAGAGATAATATGGCACTATTGAATCTTAGATTGAAGAATAGTAATAACTAAACCTGAAGTGAACAGCAGCCAGATTGCTAGATCCTTGTAAGTCACCTGAAGgtgtttaggttttgttttgaggGCAGAATAAGCCatgtatgtttttccttttctctaagcTTTTGCTAAATATATAATGCAGAAAAATGCACAGATCATAAGGATATAGTTTATTGAATTAATGTAAAGTGATCACACTTTTATAACCACCACTTGTGTCAAGAAATAGGTTATTACCAACATTCTACAATCTTCCTTTTGACTCTTTTCCACCCTATATCCTCTTCTGCCTCCTAACACTGGAGACTAGTTTCGCCAGCTTTTGAACTTCCTATAAACAGAACCATAGTGTATGGTACTTTCTGTCTACTTCTTTAACTCAAAATGGTGTTTGAAATTTATCTAGGGTTTTGTGTATAGTTGTGGTTTGTTTCTATTGCTTTATAATGTTCTAGTATGTGAATATTCTACGTTTACTTATCCATTCTCAAATTTTTGAACATTTAGGTTTCTGCTTTTGTGCTGTTATGAGTTTTTCTATGAACAGTTTTGCACATGGCTACTGGTACAGGTGTGCAGCTATAGCTGTGTCACACATGTATGTATCTATGAGGAGAATTACTGGGTCATAGGGTGTTTGATCTTTTCCTTTATGATCATCAGTACTTTCTGAAACTTTCCTTCTCTGAGgtcatttatctttaaaaatacatggaTTCATACTCAgtgtgcttttgctttttctcatTGAAGGCTAAATTTTTAATGTAAGGGAAATTATGATCTACtaagtagattttcttttttaatcactttAACTTTTGgcttaatggttttttttttttttttggtggtggtagtgggaattgaactcagggcccttgcacttgctaggcaagcactcttaccacttgaacacATTCCCAGCCCTAGCTTAATGTTTTTAACAACTCAAACATTGGAATCCTATGAAATGTAACTGAGGTTTTGCATTCAGATTTTAAAGTATTACCATCTagtgttaattttaaaatgaagcaaatacACTTGTTTCCTTTGCTTGTGTCTTGAAGGCTGCCTTGCTGGCTCTGCAGGAAGATGGGCTGGAAGCAAATGCAGTGGAGCAACAACACTTCTTGAAGTCACTCAAGACTGTGAGACCGTCCCTAAGCCAGAAGGACTTGACCTCATATGAAAACTTATTTAAGAGAGAAGGGTTTTCTAATTtggaagatatttaaaaattacatctaTGTTGAGTTGTTCACATTAATTGAAACGTAAACTTGCCTATAGTTTGCAACTTTATACTTTCAGAGTTCACGTGTgtattttgtataaataaaataaaaaacaaaaacaaagcaaacgtGTGTCTGATGAATTAAGGTTTATCTTATTTCTGAAAGGtaaattaaaatattgtaatttAGGAGAAAAGTGTGTGCGTGGGGGGGATTGATTTCATAAGGTAATTGTTTTGGTTGATTGCTTCTTTTGtaactgaaataatttcatgctttacagaaaagttgcaagaataGTACAAAGAATTCTTGTATTCTCAAACCCAGATTcgccagtttttctttttttcttcagtactggggtttgaactcagggctgcacgctttctaggcaagcactctaccatttaagccatgccttcagccctttctgttttagttaCTTTCACAATAGGATGGAAATTTTTGCCTGGGAAGGCATGGAGCACAATCCTGTTTACACTTCCatatagctggggatgacagccTGTACTACTATACCCAGCAAATtggtttgagatggggttttgctaactttctgcttgactggcctggaactgcaatcctcctgtctccctgccaagtagcttggattgtaggtgtgagctaccaagcCCAGCCTAGACTgagcatggttttttttttgacattttgccATATTTGCCTCCCTCCTCACCACCCCCACAGAATTTTTCTCAACAATTCGAGATTAGAATATGGTCATGTATTGCTTAATGATGGAAGATCTGTTCTTTAATCCTTCCCcctcaaataaattcaaatttttggGTATCCTAGTGGAGATTTCCAGGGAATTGAGGTTGAATTACCCATTTTGTCTATTAAAGCTGCACTTCCTTGATGCAGTTCTGCTTGGgtctgaaaagagaaagagacaagaaCTTTATAGTCCGTTTCTTTTATATTCTGAATTAGGTTATATAAACCTGTCCTCTAGCCATCTACTGTTTGGAAGAGGTCCCCATTCTTCAGTGAGCGATTTCATCCCAGACTTACCAGGATGTTGAGTAAATAAAACACTGAGTCCCAATATCCCAAGTGTGCAATAAGCACACTCTGCCCCTTTCTGACAGCTCCTAAAGTTGCTTCCAGCAAGCAGAGTGGTAGCGCTCTTATCTTTCCTTGACAGCAATGTTCTTGTTCTCTGGTCTCATCAACAAACAGGGCAGCTCTGATTTTCACTGGTATCTTTAACATATATAAGGTCCCATTAGGGTATTTTTAGAGATGATTTTTAGAGGGGATGGTGCTTATATAAAAATCTCAGGGATTAAGTTTATCATTTTCTACTGAGTTGCAGTTTTTGCCTATGACCATTCAGGTGGATCACAGAATAAAAGATGCTGAATTATGCTGATAGCAGAACCCTAGGGAAGAGCAGTAAGTTTATCTGTCAAATCAAACCAATACAAAGACAAGTATGTCAAAGTCCTATCAGATTTCAAACAAATGGGACATTTCCCTCTGGGGCAATATAGATAAAGGATATAAATGAAATGGGCCAAGAGACTAACAACTTCTTGTTcaaaccattttaaaaataagaatgaaaaataaatgttagaatctgggtatgaaaacagaaaaggatCTAGGGAGCCAAGTGTCCTCAGATAAGCAAGAGCTTGCAGACAGCTTATTTAATTTCTTCTGCATTACAGCAAAAAGTGGGAACATGGGACAGGAGGAGAGACAGTCATATAGCAAGGATAAAGGTCATAGGATTGGGTCACAATTCTATTTGTTGTGGATCACAAAGGCACTTGTCTAGGACTAGCTTCTGTGATTGTCACATTGTGTCAGTCTGTCCTAACATAGGTCTTTCCTGTCTTTGGAGACAAGGATGAACGTAGTACACAGTGGATTAGACTTGGTGATGTCTTCCTGAACAGCCTTTAGTGTTTCATCTAACCCAGAGGTGGGGTATGAATCCTACCTAGGGAAAACCCTGCTCTTAAGAACAAGCACTCATGCACTGTGGTTTGAcccagaaaatcaaagaaaagagtTAATTGTAGAAACACGAGGTAAAAGTCAAAAAGCCTTTAAATAAACTTCCCATGAGTGTGTGGAAATCTCTCATATTGTTGTGGTCCTGGGGGAGTCACTATAAGAATGTCACTCCTACTGGGAGTGAGGACGGAGGAAGTCCTCTTGGAGGGGCAGGGACCTCAACTTGCTCCCCATCATGGCTCAGTAGCAAGAAACAATTCAGGGACAAATTGTTTATTTGCAAGCAAGCACACTCAGGGTAGCATGTAGGTGAGAATGTGACACACTTCTGTCTTTAGCAGAGCATTCAGACCTTTTGGGGCTGCCTTCTTGAAATCCTAATCTATACTGGATTTCTTTGTTCTACCATACGGCCCAAATAATTTCTCATAGCCCCTTACCTAAAAGATTTTATCTTAGTGCTTTTGTGACTTCAGACAGTAAAGGAGTTAAATCCATGGTGCCTAATCATTTGCTTACTATCTTACAGAAATACATTTGAAGTTGCTAGGGATattttaacatgttttcttttcaaggtCCAGTGCTTTAATTAAGCTGTTTGCAGTTCTCTGTGGGATTTCTCTGGGTGGAGTGTGAGTTCTGCATGCAGGAATAAACACGGCACAATGTAGACAGATTTATttggatatttctttttatttatttttccttttcctgtcctcttatgttttctccagctcattttgacccatgatttttttttcaactttgtgACGGTGGGGAAGTGATACCCATTCAGTTGAAACTGTTCTTCAAATTGTGAATTTTGATCTTTGCCAGGCTGGTGATAAGTGGTGTGATACTGTCTTGTATGCTGGGCAGCGGCTCCCAGGCAGCTGTGCCATCATAAGGGTAAACAACCTACATTCTGCAGtgcactgtgttgctaagctgcGACGTTTGTAGGTTAGGTGTATCACAGGCAGTTTCAGCTTACAGTTTATCTGGATGTAGCTCCATTGTAAATCAAGAAGTGCGTCcatattctttcaatattttctcaTGTCTGGGCTTTATTTAAATGTCTCCAACCCCCTCCTAACCCCCCCACCAAAAACCCTGTCTTTTTatggttatttttctatttttgtggtcAAAAAAGCGTTCTCACCCTTGGTAAATTTTCTCAGTCTTCTTTAATCAGAATTAATCACCTGTCTTTGGAACCACATCATGTCTTGAGTTAGAGATATTTATGGGTATAAATTGTAAGCACCTTGAAGGGATTTGTgtcttgtttttataatttcatcATGACTCCATCCCTACCATAACGTCTAGACGACTACAAACCAGTACTACATTTCAAAAAGAAGTGACATTTGCAAAGCATGGCTTTGAGTTTGAGGTCATTGGTAGGCAAgagttacatattttaatttaaatttgattCATTCCTGTAAGGtttcttcctgcctctctttctcccttttgtcCCCTTTCcctttgtttattctttccttctatgCTTCTTTCCTTTCTAGAGAAACTTTGTtaacaaaatgagacttttaaAGAATCTTCTGACAAAAGTAGCCTTAGAAATCTTGCAGAAGCATTAAAAGGCTCCTCTGACTGACATAGCACAACCAAAAAGAATTCATGTTGAATTTTCTTTGAAGTAGCTCATGTGGCAAATGTCTCTGGCAAGAGTTCTGGGATTGCACAATAAGAATAAGCCAGAGGAAGTGGGTGGAAACACATTTTTGATCTGCCTTACATAAAAACTTTGTTGAATGTGCGGtaggctcacacctgtgatcctagctaatcggtaggctgagattgggaggatcgtgattcaactccagcccaggcaaatagtttgagacacccAATCTCCacaataatcagagcaaaatggaccggaagcatggctgaagtgataaagcacctgctttgctacTGGAAAGCCCTGGGATCaagcctcagtcccaccaaaaaaacaaaacaaaaactacatacACTGTAAAATTTCCCCCCACTCCCACCTGAGTTAGGtttatccccattttgcagatacgTAAAATGCAACTCATGAAGGTTAAGTAGCTTACTCCAAATCAGCAAATAAGGGTGGCAGGGGTGGGCTTTGTACTCAGGCTCATTTGACTGCAAGCCCATGTTCGTAATTCAAATGGAATTGCAATAGAACCGGATCTTCTGTTTCTAGGAAATGTTCAAAGGTTTCTCTTTTtgtgggtatggtggtgcacacctctaatcccagcacttgggaggttgaggctggAGTATggatggtccaggtcagcctgggctacatagcaaaacttaagaaaaaaaaagtttctcttttAGTTTCATCTTGCAGTTTGAACTTCTGTTTTTGGATAGTCGTTTTTAAGTAACCAGGTTCTGCTCTTGACAATAGCTGTAGCAGAGAGAGGTGCAGGAGAGCTGGTGTTGGGCGGGAGGACCTGCGCTGTGATTGCATCTCCGCCATCTCTAGCTATTTACCTTGAGTTCCTCTGCGTCTTAAACGAACCCTCCATGTAAACATGTCAGAAGAATGAGGCTCAGTGTCTGGTACACAGCCTCTGGCTTAGTGGAATTATTTTTTCCAGAAGGAACTGCGAAGTGAGGTTGCTGTCTTAGGGGAGAGTTAGGAGGGGACCCAGCGACAAAGCCAGCCGACAGTCATGCgtagaaatactttttttttttttttttgggcgggggAACTTTTCCAGTTGAATTTTGTTTCCTCTCCCtcaaccttgattttttttttctccatggaAAAATCAGGACATCCTGGGAGTTTTCTGAAATGAACTTTACAACTTAATTTCAATTATCTTCATATGTGCGCTGCATCGCATTGATTCTAATTTAACCTCCTGCACCAGGGATCCTCCCCTGAGGCTCAGGctgcggcggggggggggggggggggggggggcagtcaATCCTGGGACTCCTACCTCTGTCAACTTTTTTTAGGATTCCCTTTTAAAAGGGTTGGTTTTCTTCCACCCAGACATTGGCCATCAGATTGCTCTCAGCTTTCCCTTTCCATACCCAAACCTCCCAGGCAGGCCCCTTGCCGGCACTGGGGTGACCGAGATCCCCTAAAGCTACAGGTAAGGACCTCGGTCCGCGGCGGCGGCGCCCCTGCACCTGCCCGGCGTCTGTGTGCTCGGCGGCCTGCAGGGGGCGCTCAGGAGCCGGGCGCCGAGCGCAAAAGTCCGGTCCCGCAAGCTCCCTGCGGCCCGCGTGACCCGAACGCCGGCCCGGCCCTTCCGGAGCGGTTGCGGGCTGTACGTATATAAGGCGGGGTGGCCGAGGACCCGCTCGGCTCTGGGCGTTAGCATCCTCGGCGCGTCGTCCCGCTCGCCTCGCTGCAGGTGAGAACGGCGCTGCGGGTCCTTGAACTTGGCGGGGTTTGGTGGGGTTGAGTCCTAGTGGCCGACGTTTTATCAATAGCttggcttttttatttattttcctttttctctagatttggcatTCTACATTGAAGTCACCATGGGCGTTTTCCAAACCCtgatgaaaaagaaggaagtaagttTTTAAAGCCATTGAAAAATTTTGACTCCAGGTGTTAAGGTTTTAAAGATGAAAAGGTGCAGTGCGGActtggaagaaaatataaaagtgatGTATAGTTATTTTGCTGTATTTCAGAGGTTTCATATTGAATTTCCCCCCAATCTGTTATCTGTTAGCTCATTCCTTTGGCGGTGATCATGACTGTGGCAGCGGGTGGAGCCTCATCGTTTGCTTTATATTCTCTGAAAAAAACCGACGTCATGTAAGTAGGCTTCAATGTGTAAAAACGTTTTTGATGGTGATTAGTTGACTTTCTGTTTCTGGAATAATATCAGTTTCCTGGGATTTTTCCCAATAGATGGGGCGAACTTGTTTAGAATACACTGTTCAGAATCCATCTAtgggattatcacaatgaaacccccttgtactgctaacttttattaatagaaaatagtaaaaaatgcAATCATAGgtcaaaaaaagaatgttaacGTGTGGACTTGGAATCAGGTTTAAAAAGCATCCTGATATCAGAAAGGCTATTAAATTATGATATTGAGGACATCTGTTTTCTTATGTCTAAATATCTTTTCATTCTTTGGCCCTCCCCTATTCTTCTGCAGTTCATCTTTTTAAACTTAGGTTTTGAAATTTAAAGTTCTTAAATTACATTGGGAGATATGTATCCTCAAACTTaatcattttaagttttaaattttcaactTAGTAGAAAGATCTTTCCTAGTATGGTTAAATTGATACATCAAGTTGTCTGTAACGAACCCTAATCTCAACTTTGGATAAAAGAAGGTTAAACAAAAAACATATTTCCTGGAATATGAAGCAGAGATAAGTGTGAAACCAGCAGTGTCCTGTGGAGGGCTGGAGAGGGCAATAACTCTGACTGCTGGCAAGAGGGGACCAGTGCCCCGGAGTTAATAGCACACAGAGTTCAAGTAGGCTTGGCCCTTCCCAGAAACCTGGTAAGATCCTTAATGCTTGTCCTTCGCCTGGCAATTCCACCCCTATTGTTATGCTGTTTCTGGGAGCATTCTGCAGTCTAGCCCAATGAGAACAGATCTGCCTGCAGAGGAACTGATATTTAGTGTTTGAACCAAATTATGACAGTACTTTAGTGGATTTTTTTTGCATCAACTTCAATTACTACTGGTGGTTTCAAATAGTTCGCTAACAGAGGAAAGCCTAAGTATGGATACTAGGGCTGTCTTTAGCAAGTTCACAGACTCTATAATCAGTGTTAGTTTAAATGTACTTACTTTAATTAGCcaccttttatttttagtgttgaCCGGAAAAGAAATCCAGAACCTTGGGAAACTGTGGATCCTACTGTACCTCAAAAGGTATTGCTAAGTTTATAATAAGTATTTACATTTAACCCAGACCATAACACTTTTGTCAGAAAAGTAGACTTAGTACCTTATACTTACAGAGTACAATTTCATTTAGTAATAAAAGCAATAGTGTAGAggattggggtgtggctcaagtggtagagcgcctgcccagcaagcacaaggtcctgagttcaaaccccagtactgcaataatgataataataatagtaataataaattaaaagaaaatagtataGAGTTTTAGAGATCTAGTCCAAGTCCTTACTCAATTATTTACAGGCGACTTTATAagttaaaagaattaaagaaaataaaatacatagagcCTTTTAACACAGTGCCTAGTGCATAGTTAGTACTCAAATATAAACTTTTACTATTACTGGAAtacttttatctcattttttctaTTATCTAAAGTTAAGCCGGGCACCActgactcctgtaatcctagctactcaggaggcagagatcaagaggatctcggttcaaagccagcctggtcaagtAGTTTGAgggaccctatctggaaaaacccttcataaaaaatagggttggtggagtggctcaaggtgaaagccccagtaccacaaaaataaataaataaataaagttaatatAAGGTGTATTTGATAAATAATAGATGCTCCTAGATAAATAATAGATCCTCTTTAAATGAACCTAATATCTATTAATTCTTTTAAGACTATTGCAGAGGTTTTACTTTGTACAATGTACTTGtacattttaagtattttggtttttttttttttaattttaagtattttggaAGCTACAAACATTAGGTCTGTCTGTCCCAACACTAGTTAGGACTGTCGGCaaagacttttaaaacaaaaatacaaaactctCAGGTAACAGTTTGACCTAGTGAAGGACATTCATGGTCTTTATAACTACCTTCATTTCCTGGGTCCTGGGATAATGCACCATGAGTGAGGATAAGTCACTCCAAGTGAGTTTCTTGGAAATCAGGAGTTGTTCATggctctcttccttttccctaatTGTGTAACTTAGATCATCTGTGCCTTCATTGAGCAACTGCAGTGAGGAAATTTTATTAGGTGCCTACTGTGTGCCGAGCACCGTGCTAGGGACATTGTACTTTTGAACTTATAGGTCACATGCTATCTTGGCAAATTAAAAAATCTGGAGACTGCCAGTGAAAGTATGACTTCTCTCTGATCTCGTAACACTTTTTAGAAGGATGGAGTGGTACAACTCAGCCTAGGTTAGTATTTTGTACATGTTTTAGAGATGGGAAGAGGTAGCTCTTTGATTATAAATACTAGTATGCTTTTCCTAAAGGAAGTGTGGACAAATCCCAAAAGGGGATGTGAGAGTGAAGGGCAGatccttaaaaaaattattagctgggcatcagtggtgcatacctgtaatcctagctacttgggatcaggaggattgtggttctgggccagtcctggcaaatagttcgcaagaccccatctccaaaatagccagaacaaagtggactggaagtgtggctcaagtggtagagcacctgctttgcgagtgtaaagccccgagttcaaactccaccccaccacacacacaaaaacgtatttcctttttttttttttaaaagcttataaCAATCAACCAACAGTGGAAGCCTGTCGAAGAGTTGCAGAAGGTTCGAAGGGTGACCAGATGACCAGTTCTTGCTTCTTTCTTCCAAAGATTACTCTATGAATCTAGTGGAAACATTTCTGCACAAACTAGATTATGGAACCAGTGTGCGGAAGTGCTTCTGCTACATTTTTAGGGTTTGCCTACATTCTTTGGACTCTGGATAAGGAATT
This window harbors:
- the C2H15orf48 gene encoding normal mucosa of esophagus-specific gene 1 protein — its product is MGVFQTLMKKKELIPLAVIMTVAAGGASSFALYSLKKTDVIVDRKRNPEPWETVDPTVPQKLITINQQWKPVEELQKVRRVTR